The proteins below are encoded in one region of Pongo pygmaeus isolate AG05252 chromosome 20, NHGRI_mPonPyg2-v2.0_pri, whole genome shotgun sequence:
- the SAXO5 gene encoding stabilizer of axonemal microtubules 5 isoform X1, which produces MAAGALLPCPRPCPMSRLDFLKASHFSLGPDLRLHEGTMRTTSHRDFAYPAATREPPSLQPSPALLFPMDPRWDREEGVSEARRAFPPPSTPPWELLQAQARERTLAMQASNLHLHEDARAGIGLSNARAAYGWPELPARTRERIRGARLIFDRDSLPPGDRGKLRIPPTTHQALFPPHDALPQPRAPSCHLGGPNTLKWDYTRQDGTSYQRQFQALPGPPALMCKRASSRVELGDCKISYGSTCSEQKEAYRPQGLPEDRYDKAQAAAHIHYVNIRPGDGLFRDRTTTAEHFYAREPEPFVLHHDQTPESHILKGNWCPGPGSLDTFMQYFYGQPPPPTQPPSRHVPHEKLQSHVTLGEPKLLRRFFKTTMGSDYCPSEWRQVQKAPNLHLQQSNLPRGTGGPPRPTALTQPPQPESPEFDFLTMNQKMLKPHRTAPAPVTEEMLQRCKYSHMEPPLGGLRFFSTQYKDEFPFKYQGPAALRLKNPQEGFVPLGTPHQRGCREKIDPRLPQPPMYQCPSQQ; this is translated from the exons ATGGCCGCAGGCGCCCTCCTGCCGTGCCCGCGCCCGTGCCCGATGTCCCGGCTGGACTTCCTCAAGGCCTCGCACTTCTCGCTGGGGCCTGACCTGCGGCTGCACGAAGGCACCATGCGCACCACGTCGCACCGGGACTTCGCctacccggctgccacccgggAGCCGCCGAGCCTGCAGCCGTCGCCCGCGCTGCTTTTCCCAATGGACCCGCGCTGGGACCGGGAAGAGGGCGTGTCGGAGGCGCGCCGCGCGTTCCCGCCGCCGTCCACGCCGCCGTGGGAGCTGCTGCAAGCGCAGGCGCGGGAACGCACGCTCGCCATGCAGGCCAGCAACCTGCACCTGCACGAGGACGCGCGAGCCGGGATCGGCCTCTCCAACGCGCGCGCCGCCTACGGCTGGCCCGAGCTGCCGGCGCGCACCCGAGAGCGGATCCGCGGCGCGCGCCTCATCTTCGACCGCGACTCCCTGCCTCCTGGCGACCGCGGCAAGTTGCGCATCCCGCCCACCACGCACCAGGCGCTCTTTCCACCCCACGACGCGCTCCCGCAGCCTCGCGCGCCCAGTTGCCACCTCG GGGGCCCCAACACCCTCAAGTGGGACTACACGAGACAAGATGGGACTTCCTACCAAAGACAGTTCCAGGCCCTGCCAGGCCCACCTGCCTTGATGTGTAAGAGG GCCTCCTCCAGAGTGGAGCTGGGAGACTGCAAGATCAGCTATGGATCAACGTGTTCGGAGCAGAAAGAGGCCTACAGGCCCCAGGGTCTGCCTGAAGATAG GTATGACAAGGCCCAGGCCGCAGCCCACATCCACTATGTAAATATCCGTCCTGGTGACGGCCTCTTCCGCGACAGGACCACCACGGCCGAGCACTTCTATGCCAGGGAGCCAG AGCCTTTTGTTCTTCACCACGATCAGACTCCGGAGTCGCACATCCTGAAAGGAAATTGGTGCCCCGGCCCCGGCAGTCTGGACACCTTCATGCAGTACTTCTACGGCCAG CCGCCACCCCCGACCCAGCCACCCAGCCGCCACGTGCCTCATGAGAAATTGCAGAGTCATGTGACCCTAGGGGAGCCAAAGCTACTCAGACGCTTCTTCAAGACCACCATGGGCTCAGACTACTGCCCCTCAGAGTGGAGGCAGGTGCAGAAAGCGCCCAACCTCCACTTGCAGCAGAGCAACCTGCCGCGGGGCACGGGCG GACCGCCTCGGCCCACAGccctcactcagcctccccaaCCTGAATCTCCAGAATTCGATTTTTTAACCATGAACCAGAAGATGCTGAAGCCACACAGAACAGCTCCGGCCCCGGTGACTGAAGAGATGCTACAGCGG TGCAAGTACAGCCACATGGAGCCCCCTCTGGGTGGACTGCGCTTCTTCTCAACCCAATACAAGGACGAGTTTCCTTTCAAGTACCAGGGCCCAGCAGCCCTGAGACTGAAAAATCCTCAGGAGGGCTTCGTGCCCCTGGGCACGCCTCACCAGCGCGGCTGCAGGGAGAAGATAGACCCTCGGCTCCCCCAGCCCCCTATGTACCAGTGCCCCAGCCAGCAATAA
- the SAXO5 gene encoding stabilizer of axonemal microtubules 5 isoform X3, translating to MAAGALLPCPRPCPMSRLDFLKASHFSLGPDLRLHEGTMRTTSHRDFAYPAATREPPSLQPSPALLFPMDPRWDREEGVSEARRAFPPPSTPPWELLQAQARERTLAMQASNLHLHEDARAGIGLSNARAAYGWPELPARTRERIRGARLIFDRDSLPPGDRGKLRIPPTTHQALFPPHDALPQPRAPSCHLGGPNTLKWDYTRQDGTSYQRQFQALPGPPALMCKRASSRVELGDCKISYGSTCSEQKEAYRPQGLPEDRYDKAQAAAHIHYVNIRPGDGLFRDRTTTAEHFYAREPEPFVLHHDQTPESHILKGNWCPGPGSLDTFMQYFYGQPPPPTQPPSRHVPHEKLQSHVTLGEPKLLRRFFKTTMGSDYCPSEWRQVQKAPNLHLQQSNLPRGTGALAWAWLLNPSLELHHTLRTASAHSPHSASPT from the exons ATGGCCGCAGGCGCCCTCCTGCCGTGCCCGCGCCCGTGCCCGATGTCCCGGCTGGACTTCCTCAAGGCCTCGCACTTCTCGCTGGGGCCTGACCTGCGGCTGCACGAAGGCACCATGCGCACCACGTCGCACCGGGACTTCGCctacccggctgccacccgggAGCCGCCGAGCCTGCAGCCGTCGCCCGCGCTGCTTTTCCCAATGGACCCGCGCTGGGACCGGGAAGAGGGCGTGTCGGAGGCGCGCCGCGCGTTCCCGCCGCCGTCCACGCCGCCGTGGGAGCTGCTGCAAGCGCAGGCGCGGGAACGCACGCTCGCCATGCAGGCCAGCAACCTGCACCTGCACGAGGACGCGCGAGCCGGGATCGGCCTCTCCAACGCGCGCGCCGCCTACGGCTGGCCCGAGCTGCCGGCGCGCACCCGAGAGCGGATCCGCGGCGCGCGCCTCATCTTCGACCGCGACTCCCTGCCTCCTGGCGACCGCGGCAAGTTGCGCATCCCGCCCACCACGCACCAGGCGCTCTTTCCACCCCACGACGCGCTCCCGCAGCCTCGCGCGCCCAGTTGCCACCTCG GGGGCCCCAACACCCTCAAGTGGGACTACACGAGACAAGATGGGACTTCCTACCAAAGACAGTTCCAGGCCCTGCCAGGCCCACCTGCCTTGATGTGTAAGAGG GCCTCCTCCAGAGTGGAGCTGGGAGACTGCAAGATCAGCTATGGATCAACGTGTTCGGAGCAGAAAGAGGCCTACAGGCCCCAGGGTCTGCCTGAAGATAG GTATGACAAGGCCCAGGCCGCAGCCCACATCCACTATGTAAATATCCGTCCTGGTGACGGCCTCTTCCGCGACAGGACCACCACGGCCGAGCACTTCTATGCCAGGGAGCCAG AGCCTTTTGTTCTTCACCACGATCAGACTCCGGAGTCGCACATCCTGAAAGGAAATTGGTGCCCCGGCCCCGGCAGTCTGGACACCTTCATGCAGTACTTCTACGGCCAG CCGCCACCCCCGACCCAGCCACCCAGCCGCCACGTGCCTCATGAGAAATTGCAGAGTCATGTGACCCTAGGGGAGCCAAAGCTACTCAGACGCTTCTTCAAGACCACCATGGGCTCAGACTACTGCCCCTCAGAGTGGAGGCAGGTGCAGAAAGCGCCCAACCTCCACTTGCAGCAGAGCAACCTGCCGCGGGGCACGGGCG CGTTGGCCTGGGCTTGGCTCTTGAACCCTTCCCTTGAACTTCACCACACCCTCAGGACCGCCTCGGCCCACAGccctcactcagcctccccaaCCTGA
- the SAXO5 gene encoding stabilizer of axonemal microtubules 5 isoform X2, translating into MAAGALLPCPRPCPMSRLDFLKASHFSLGPDLRLHEGTMRTTSHRDFAYPAATREPPSLQPSPALLFPMDPRWDREEGVSEARRAFPPPSTPPWELLQAQARERTLAMQASNLHLHEDARAGIGLSNARAAYGWPELPARTRERIRGARLIFDRDSLPPGDRGKLRIPPTTHQALFPPHDALPQPRAPSCHLGGPNTLKWDYTRQDGTSYQRQFQALPGPPALMCKRASSRVELGDCKISYGSTCSEQKEAYRPQGLPEDRYDKAQAAAHIHYVNIRPGDGLFRDRTTTAEHFYAREPEPFVLHHDQTPESHILKGNWCPGPGSLDTFMQYFYGQPPPPTQPPSRHVPHEKLQSHVTLGEPKLLRRFFKTTMGSDYCPSEWRQVQKAPNLHLQQSNLPRGTGEFDFLTMNQKMLKPHRTAPAPVTEEMLQRCKYSHMEPPLGGLRFFSTQYKDEFPFKYQGPAALRLKNPQEGFVPLGTPHQRGCREKIDPRLPQPPMYQCPSQQ; encoded by the exons ATGGCCGCAGGCGCCCTCCTGCCGTGCCCGCGCCCGTGCCCGATGTCCCGGCTGGACTTCCTCAAGGCCTCGCACTTCTCGCTGGGGCCTGACCTGCGGCTGCACGAAGGCACCATGCGCACCACGTCGCACCGGGACTTCGCctacccggctgccacccgggAGCCGCCGAGCCTGCAGCCGTCGCCCGCGCTGCTTTTCCCAATGGACCCGCGCTGGGACCGGGAAGAGGGCGTGTCGGAGGCGCGCCGCGCGTTCCCGCCGCCGTCCACGCCGCCGTGGGAGCTGCTGCAAGCGCAGGCGCGGGAACGCACGCTCGCCATGCAGGCCAGCAACCTGCACCTGCACGAGGACGCGCGAGCCGGGATCGGCCTCTCCAACGCGCGCGCCGCCTACGGCTGGCCCGAGCTGCCGGCGCGCACCCGAGAGCGGATCCGCGGCGCGCGCCTCATCTTCGACCGCGACTCCCTGCCTCCTGGCGACCGCGGCAAGTTGCGCATCCCGCCCACCACGCACCAGGCGCTCTTTCCACCCCACGACGCGCTCCCGCAGCCTCGCGCGCCCAGTTGCCACCTCG GGGGCCCCAACACCCTCAAGTGGGACTACACGAGACAAGATGGGACTTCCTACCAAAGACAGTTCCAGGCCCTGCCAGGCCCACCTGCCTTGATGTGTAAGAGG GCCTCCTCCAGAGTGGAGCTGGGAGACTGCAAGATCAGCTATGGATCAACGTGTTCGGAGCAGAAAGAGGCCTACAGGCCCCAGGGTCTGCCTGAAGATAG GTATGACAAGGCCCAGGCCGCAGCCCACATCCACTATGTAAATATCCGTCCTGGTGACGGCCTCTTCCGCGACAGGACCACCACGGCCGAGCACTTCTATGCCAGGGAGCCAG AGCCTTTTGTTCTTCACCACGATCAGACTCCGGAGTCGCACATCCTGAAAGGAAATTGGTGCCCCGGCCCCGGCAGTCTGGACACCTTCATGCAGTACTTCTACGGCCAG CCGCCACCCCCGACCCAGCCACCCAGCCGCCACGTGCCTCATGAGAAATTGCAGAGTCATGTGACCCTAGGGGAGCCAAAGCTACTCAGACGCTTCTTCAAGACCACCATGGGCTCAGACTACTGCCCCTCAGAGTGGAGGCAGGTGCAGAAAGCGCCCAACCTCCACTTGCAGCAGAGCAACCTGCCGCGGGGCACGGGCG AATTCGATTTTTTAACCATGAACCAGAAGATGCTGAAGCCACACAGAACAGCTCCGGCCCCGGTGACTGAAGAGATGCTACAGCGG TGCAAGTACAGCCACATGGAGCCCCCTCTGGGTGGACTGCGCTTCTTCTCAACCCAATACAAGGACGAGTTTCCTTTCAAGTACCAGGGCCCAGCAGCCCTGAGACTGAAAAATCCTCAGGAGGGCTTCGTGCCCCTGGGCACGCCTCACCAGCGCGGCTGCAGGGAGAAGATAGACCCTCGGCTCCCCCAGCCCCCTATGTACCAGTGCCCCAGCCAGCAATAA
- the ZNF358 gene encoding zinc finger protein 358 isoform X1 yields MATAAAGAGELQVPAAPAAALGRPLSLPGSAWRGRWAEGAAGGAGGRGASCGPGGSRRPARARRAGQGRGAPGLAPEAAGTSTPEMRRSVLVRNPGHKGLRPVYEELDSDSEDLDPNPEDLDPVSEDPEPDPEDLNTVPEDVDPNYEDLEPVSEDLDPDAEAPGSEPQDPDPMSSSFDLDPDVIGPVPLILDPNSDTLSPGDPSVDPISSGLTATPQVLATSPAVLPAPASPPRPFSCPDCGRAFRRSSGLSQHRRTHSGEKPYRCPDCGKSFSHGATLAQHRGIHTGARPYQCAACGKAFGWRSTLLKHRSSHSGEKPHHCPVCGKAFGHGSLLAQHLRTHGGPRPHKCPVCAKGFGQGSALLKHLRTHTGERPYPCPQCGKAFGQSSALLQHQRTHTAERPYRCPHCGKAFGQSSNLQHHLRIHTGERPYACPHCSKAFGQSSALLQHLHVHSGERPYRCQLCGKAFGQASSLTKHKRVHEGAAAAAAAAGLGLGPGLSPASMMRPGQVSLLGPDAVSVLGSGLGLSPGTSSGRNPDPGSGPGTLPDPSSKPLPGSISTPSPTPVKSSDPKAGHDDDPDLVPSPDPDPLPSPDPNPVSCPDPCSPTRGPVSPALPTGESPEWVQAQGALLGPDG; encoded by the exons ATGGCGACGGCCGCGGCGGGCGCGGGCGAACTACAAGTCCCAGCAGCTCCCGCTGCGGCCCTCGGCCGGCCCCTCTCGCTCCCCGGGAGCGCCTGGCGGGGCCGCTGGGCCGAGGGGGCCGCCGGCGGGGCTGGCGGGCGGGGGGCTTCCTGCGGGCCCGGGGGGAGCCGGCGGCCGGCGCGGGCGCGGCGGGCCGGGCAGGGGCGAGGGGCGCCGG GTCTTGCCCCAGAAGCTGCTGGCACATCCACGCCTGAAATGAGGCGCTCAGTCCTGGTCAGGAACCCAGGCCACAAAGGCCTGAGACCCGTTTATGAAGAGCTCGACTCTGACTCCGAGGACCTAGACCCCAATCCTGAAGATCTGGATCCGGTTTCTGAAGACCCAGAGCCTGATCCTGAAGACCTCAACACTGTCCCGGAAGACGTGGACCCCAACTATGAAGATCTGGAGCCCGTCTCGGAGGATCTGGACCCCGACGCCGAAGCTCCGGGCTCGGAACCCCAAGATCCCGACCCCATGTCTTCGAGTTTCGACCTCGATCCAGATGTGATTGGCCCCGTACCCTTGATTCTCGATCCTAACAGCGACACTCTCAGCCCCGGCGATCCAAGCGTGGACCCCATCTCCTCTGGCCTCACTGCCACCCCCCAGGTCTTGGCCACCAGCCCCGCGGTGCTCCCCGCCCCCGCCAGCCCGCCCCGGCCCTTCTCCTGCCCGGATTGCGGGCGAGCCTTCCGTCGCAGCTCCGGGCTGAGCCAGCATCGCCGTACCCACAGCGGCGAGAAGCCGTACCGCTGCCCCGACTGCGGGAAGTCCTTCAGCCACGGTGCCACCCTGGCGCAGCACCGTGGCATCCACACCGGGGCGCGGCCATACCAGTGCGCGGCCTGCGGCAAGGCCTTCGGCTGGCGCTCCACGCTGCTGAAACATCGCAGCAGCCACAGCGGGGAGAAGCCGCACCACTGCCCGGTGTGTGGCAAGGCCTTCGGGCACGGCTCGCTCCTGGCACAGCACCTGCGCACGCACGGCGGCCCGCGGCCCCACAAGTGTCCGGTGTGCGCCAAGGGCTTCGGTCAGGGCTCCGCGCTGCTCAAACACCTGCGCACGCACACGGGCGAGAGGCCCTACCCGTGTCCGCAGTGCGGCAAGGCCTTCGGGCAGAGCTCGGCGCTGCTGCAGCACCAGCGCACGCACACGGCCGAGCGCCCCTACCGCTGTCCCCACTGCGGCAAAGCCTTCGGGCAGAGCTCCAACTTGCAACACCACCTGCGCATCCACACGGGCGAGCGGCCGTACGCCTGCCCGCACTGCTCCAAGGCCTTTGGGCAGAGCTCAGCGCTGCTCCAGCACCTGCACGTGCATTCGGGCGAGCGTCCCTATCGCTGTCAGCTCTGTGGGAAGGCCTTCGGCCAGGCCTCCAGCCTCACCAAGCACAAACGGGTGCATGAGGGTGCAGCCGCTGCTGCAGCGGCCGCCGGCCTGGGCCTTGGGCCTGGCCTAAGCCCTGCATCCATGATGAGGCCGGGGCAGGTCTCCCTCCTGGGTCCTGATGCTGTTTCTGTGCTCGGCTCTGGCTTGGGCCTCAGCCCTGGCACCAGCTCTGGCCGCAACCCTGACCCTGGCTCTGGGCCGGGCACTCTGCCGGATCCCAGCTCCAAACCCCTCCCCGGCTCCATATCCACCCCCAGCCCTACTCCTGTGAAATCTTCTGACCCGAAGGCTGGGCACGACGATGATCCCGACCTTGTGCCCAGCCCAGACCCTGATCCTCTGCCCAGCCCTGATCCCAACCCTGTGTCCTGCCCTGACCCCTGCTCTCCCACTCGTGGCCCTGTCAGCCCAGCCCTCCCTACCGGCGAGAGTCCAGAGTGGGTACAGGCGCAAGGGGCACTGCTGGGGCCTGATGGCTGA
- the ZNF358 gene encoding zinc finger protein 358 isoform X2, whose translation MERGAEPWSWGLETSSAGSHDLRPGLAPEAAGTSTPEMRRSVLVRNPGHKGLRPVYEELDSDSEDLDPNPEDLDPVSEDPEPDPEDLNTVPEDVDPNYEDLEPVSEDLDPDAEAPGSEPQDPDPMSSSFDLDPDVIGPVPLILDPNSDTLSPGDPSVDPISSGLTATPQVLATSPAVLPAPASPPRPFSCPDCGRAFRRSSGLSQHRRTHSGEKPYRCPDCGKSFSHGATLAQHRGIHTGARPYQCAACGKAFGWRSTLLKHRSSHSGEKPHHCPVCGKAFGHGSLLAQHLRTHGGPRPHKCPVCAKGFGQGSALLKHLRTHTGERPYPCPQCGKAFGQSSALLQHQRTHTAERPYRCPHCGKAFGQSSNLQHHLRIHTGERPYACPHCSKAFGQSSALLQHLHVHSGERPYRCQLCGKAFGQASSLTKHKRVHEGAAAAAAAAGLGLGPGLSPASMMRPGQVSLLGPDAVSVLGSGLGLSPGTSSGRNPDPGSGPGTLPDPSSKPLPGSISTPSPTPVKSSDPKAGHDDDPDLVPSPDPDPLPSPDPNPVSCPDPCSPTRGPVSPALPTGESPEWVQAQGALLGPDG comes from the exons ATGGAGAGAGGGGCAGAGCCATGGAGTTGGGGACTAGAAACCTCTAGTGCCGGGTCTCATGACCTCCGTCCAG GTCTTGCCCCAGAAGCTGCTGGCACATCCACGCCTGAAATGAGGCGCTCAGTCCTGGTCAGGAACCCAGGCCACAAAGGCCTGAGACCCGTTTATGAAGAGCTCGACTCTGACTCCGAGGACCTAGACCCCAATCCTGAAGATCTGGATCCGGTTTCTGAAGACCCAGAGCCTGATCCTGAAGACCTCAACACTGTCCCGGAAGACGTGGACCCCAACTATGAAGATCTGGAGCCCGTCTCGGAGGATCTGGACCCCGACGCCGAAGCTCCGGGCTCGGAACCCCAAGATCCCGACCCCATGTCTTCGAGTTTCGACCTCGATCCAGATGTGATTGGCCCCGTACCCTTGATTCTCGATCCTAACAGCGACACTCTCAGCCCCGGCGATCCAAGCGTGGACCCCATCTCCTCTGGCCTCACTGCCACCCCCCAGGTCTTGGCCACCAGCCCCGCGGTGCTCCCCGCCCCCGCCAGCCCGCCCCGGCCCTTCTCCTGCCCGGATTGCGGGCGAGCCTTCCGTCGCAGCTCCGGGCTGAGCCAGCATCGCCGTACCCACAGCGGCGAGAAGCCGTACCGCTGCCCCGACTGCGGGAAGTCCTTCAGCCACGGTGCCACCCTGGCGCAGCACCGTGGCATCCACACCGGGGCGCGGCCATACCAGTGCGCGGCCTGCGGCAAGGCCTTCGGCTGGCGCTCCACGCTGCTGAAACATCGCAGCAGCCACAGCGGGGAGAAGCCGCACCACTGCCCGGTGTGTGGCAAGGCCTTCGGGCACGGCTCGCTCCTGGCACAGCACCTGCGCACGCACGGCGGCCCGCGGCCCCACAAGTGTCCGGTGTGCGCCAAGGGCTTCGGTCAGGGCTCCGCGCTGCTCAAACACCTGCGCACGCACACGGGCGAGAGGCCCTACCCGTGTCCGCAGTGCGGCAAGGCCTTCGGGCAGAGCTCGGCGCTGCTGCAGCACCAGCGCACGCACACGGCCGAGCGCCCCTACCGCTGTCCCCACTGCGGCAAAGCCTTCGGGCAGAGCTCCAACTTGCAACACCACCTGCGCATCCACACGGGCGAGCGGCCGTACGCCTGCCCGCACTGCTCCAAGGCCTTTGGGCAGAGCTCAGCGCTGCTCCAGCACCTGCACGTGCATTCGGGCGAGCGTCCCTATCGCTGTCAGCTCTGTGGGAAGGCCTTCGGCCAGGCCTCCAGCCTCACCAAGCACAAACGGGTGCATGAGGGTGCAGCCGCTGCTGCAGCGGCCGCCGGCCTGGGCCTTGGGCCTGGCCTAAGCCCTGCATCCATGATGAGGCCGGGGCAGGTCTCCCTCCTGGGTCCTGATGCTGTTTCTGTGCTCGGCTCTGGCTTGGGCCTCAGCCCTGGCACCAGCTCTGGCCGCAACCCTGACCCTGGCTCTGGGCCGGGCACTCTGCCGGATCCCAGCTCCAAACCCCTCCCCGGCTCCATATCCACCCCCAGCCCTACTCCTGTGAAATCTTCTGACCCGAAGGCTGGGCACGACGATGATCCCGACCTTGTGCCCAGCCCAGACCCTGATCCTCTGCCCAGCCCTGATCCCAACCCTGTGTCCTGCCCTGACCCCTGCTCTCCCACTCGTGGCCCTGTCAGCCCAGCCCTCCCTACCGGCGAGAGTCCAGAGTGGGTACAGGCGCAAGGGGCACTGCTGGGGCCTGATGGCTGA